One genomic segment of Paenibacillus sp. FSL H8-0332 includes these proteins:
- a CDS encoding glycoside hydrolase family 88 protein, with amino-acid sequence MSISEAVSTGLSRRIADTFIGQCNEQGEHEYVMERWAYVPGMLLMSVARAGVQHSEPEYLSFMQRHMDSFIGEDGVIRSYSLEEYNLDQINQGKNLFWLYRQTGEQRYAEAAHLLAAQLIGQPRTSEGGFWHKKIYPFQMWLDGLYMASPFLAEYGAVFGRPELIDEAARQLLLIERRTRDPRTGLFYHGWDESGEQEWADSSTGLSAHFWSRAMGWYAMAAVDCLEHFPLTHPKRGTVMGIFQRMCGALVEVQDQESGLWYQVLDQAGRKGNYLEATGSCMFVYAMAKALRLRYLEPSFKAAMLRGYEGILKHLVTEDEQGVHLHKICHGAGLSKDRNGSYDYYISEAVVSDVPMGVAPLLLASLEVERYAAGQ; translated from the coding sequence ATGTCTATATCAGAAGCAGTAAGCACAGGCTTATCCCGCAGAATTGCGGATACCTTCATCGGTCAATGCAATGAACAAGGGGAGCACGAGTATGTAATGGAGCGCTGGGCGTATGTCCCCGGCATGCTGCTGATGTCAGTGGCCCGGGCCGGGGTGCAGCATAGCGAGCCTGAGTACCTCTCCTTCATGCAGCGGCATATGGACAGCTTCATCGGGGAGGACGGGGTCATCCGCTCCTATTCGCTGGAGGAATATAACCTGGATCAGATCAACCAGGGCAAGAATCTGTTCTGGCTGTACCGTCAGACGGGTGAGCAGCGCTACGCGGAAGCCGCCCATCTGCTGGCAGCGCAGCTCATCGGACAGCCGCGGACCTCCGAAGGCGGCTTCTGGCATAAGAAAATATATCCCTTCCAGATGTGGCTGGACGGATTATACATGGCTTCGCCGTTCCTGGCCGAATACGGGGCGGTCTTCGGGCGTCCGGAGCTGATCGATGAAGCCGCCCGTCAGCTGCTGCTGATTGAGCGCAGAACCCGTGATCCGCGTACCGGCCTGTTCTATCACGGCTGGGATGAATCCGGGGAGCAGGAGTGGGCGGATTCCTCCACCGGATTGTCCGCACATTTCTGGAGCCGGGCTATGGGGTGGTACGCGATGGCCGCTGTGGACTGTCTGGAGCACTTCCCGCTGACCCATCCGAAGCGGGGAACGGTGATGGGGATTTTTCAACGGATGTGCGGTGCGCTGGTTGAGGTGCAGGATCAGGAGAGCGGCCTCTGGTATCAGGTGCTGGATCAGGCGGGACGCAAAGGCAATTACCTCGAAGCGACAGGCTCCTGCATGTTCGTCTATGCGATGGCCAAAGCCCTGCGGCTGCGTTATCTGGAGCCTTCCTTCAAGGCGGCGATGCTTCGAGGCTACGAGGGAATCCTTAAGCATCTGGTTACCGAAGATGAACAAGGCGTTCATCTGCACAAGATCTGCCACGGGGCAGGGCTCAGCAAAGACCGCAACGGCTCCTACGATTACTACATTTCCGAAGCGGTTGTATCGGATGTACCTATGGGTGTAGCGCCGCTGCTGCTGGCTTCTCTTGAAGTGGAGAGGTATGCTGCCGGGCAATAG
- a CDS encoding DinB family protein encodes MAAKTNKQLILEFESFIPYIQSLDSMEDADWEAPLEAGKWSLKDVLCHIMLWDKYFYVEALVKIKEGLPLTAAHMDFNAFNANAVLYARTVTRQEAIRLFVLYRTKIIEVAASLSDTALEQNHRDGDGKKFSICKYLRDFISHDKHHKKQIEKYAAAVAATKA; translated from the coding sequence ATGGCAGCCAAAACCAACAAGCAGCTCATTCTTGAATTCGAATCCTTCATCCCCTATATTCAATCGCTGGACAGCATGGAAGATGCAGACTGGGAGGCTCCGCTGGAGGCCGGAAAATGGTCCCTGAAGGATGTCCTCTGCCACATCATGCTGTGGGACAAATACTTTTATGTGGAGGCTCTGGTCAAAATCAAAGAGGGCCTGCCGCTGACAGCCGCGCATATGGACTTCAATGCATTCAATGCCAATGCGGTTCTATACGCCAGGACAGTGACCCGGCAGGAAGCCATCCGCCTATTCGTCCTGTACCGGACCAAGATTATAGAAGTTGCAGCCTCATTAAGCGATACGGCTCTTGAACAGAATCATCGGGATGGAGACGGCAAAAAATTCAGCATCTGCAAGTATCTGAGAGATTTCATCTCACACGACAAGCATCACAAGAAGCAGATAGAGAAGTATGCAGCAGCGGTTGCGGCCACTAAAGCATAA
- a CDS encoding response regulator transcription factor has translation MQQRVLLIEDDEAISEMVHSYLTKEGYEVEIAYDGDVAVSKFMGGHAYDLVLLDLMLPKRSGTDVLQIIRSGSLVPVLIMSAKDSDVDKALGLGFGADDYITKPFSMIELAARVKAAIRRAGYAASGSQAAAGSGAQGSGESQAEKPKGIELRGLSVDLDNFSVRKNGQELKLTAKEFHILKLFVSSPGRVYTKAQIYSHVWDEDYFGDENVINVHMRRLREKIEDDPSHPEYIKTLWGIGYKLGDVLL, from the coding sequence ATGCAACAGAGGGTGCTGCTGATCGAGGATGATGAAGCGATCAGCGAAATGGTCCATTCTTATCTGACCAAAGAGGGCTATGAGGTGGAGATCGCATATGACGGGGATGTGGCGGTGAGCAAGTTCATGGGCGGTCATGCTTACGATCTGGTGCTGCTGGATCTGATGCTTCCGAAGCGTAGCGGCACAGATGTGCTGCAGATTATCCGCAGCGGCAGCCTTGTGCCGGTGCTGATCATGTCGGCGAAGGACAGCGATGTGGATAAGGCGCTGGGGCTGGGCTTCGGCGCGGATGATTATATTACCAAGCCATTCTCGATGATTGAGCTGGCGGCCCGGGTGAAGGCAGCGATCCGCCGCGCGGGGTATGCTGCATCTGGAAGCCAGGCTGCTGCCGGGAGCGGAGCGCAGGGCAGCGGGGAGTCGCAGGCAGAGAAGCCGAAGGGTATAGAGCTACGCGGACTGAGTGTGGACCTGGATAATTTCTCCGTGCGGAAGAACGGACAAGAGCTGAAGCTGACCGCCAAGGAGTTCCACATTCTGAAGCTGTTCGTGAGCAGTCCGGGCCGGGTATACACCAAGGCGCAGATCTACAGCCATGTCTGGGATGAGGATTATTTTGGCGATGAGAATGTAATTAATGTACATATGCGCAGATTGCGCGAGAAAATCGAGGATGACCCCTCCCATCCAGAGTATATCAAGACGCTGTGGGGGATCGGCTACAAGCTGGGGGATGTGCTGCTGTGA
- a CDS encoding sensor histidine kinase yields MIILLLVLLVLLLVVTTLQFLKSRQHARQLDYIHHKLESIIEGGSHERLLLMSSSPQVQQLLTDLNRLLDVNHQGAAKRSKLEQSMRGMLANVSHDLKTPLTVVLGYIETLLHDEMVSKEEQERMLRTIHTKAGEVIALMNRFFDLAKLESGDRDIPLSRVELGEICRRNILAFYDLLSESGTDVQIEIPEELLHIMGNDEALDRILTNLLSNAITYGNAGGVLGLKLYPDDGRVCIEVWDRGKGIAEGHEDQVFERLYTLEDSRNRDYQGSGLGLTITKRLTEQMNGTISLSSQPYVRTAFRLSFPRQSF; encoded by the coding sequence GTGATCATCCTGTTGCTGGTTCTGCTTGTGCTGTTGCTTGTGGTCACTACGCTGCAGTTCCTGAAATCACGGCAGCATGCCCGCCAGTTGGACTACATTCACCATAAACTGGAGAGCATCATAGAAGGCGGATCGCATGAGCGGCTGCTGCTGATGAGCAGCAGTCCGCAGGTGCAGCAGCTCCTGACCGATCTGAACCGGCTGCTGGATGTCAATCATCAGGGAGCGGCCAAGCGGAGCAAGCTGGAGCAATCCATGCGCGGAATGCTGGCGAATGTGTCGCATGATCTGAAGACGCCGCTGACGGTGGTGCTGGGCTATATTGAGACGCTGCTGCATGATGAGATGGTATCCAAGGAAGAGCAGGAACGTATGCTGCGGACGATCCATACCAAGGCCGGTGAGGTCATTGCCCTGATGAACCGGTTCTTCGATCTGGCGAAGCTGGAGTCGGGGGACCGGGATATCCCGCTCTCGCGGGTGGAGCTGGGCGAAATCTGCCGCCGGAATATTCTGGCCTTCTATGATCTGCTTAGTGAGAGCGGCACGGATGTGCAGATCGAGATCCCGGAAGAGCTGCTTCATATCATGGGCAACGATGAGGCGCTGGACCGGATTCTGACGAATCTGCTCTCCAATGCTATTACCTACGGTAATGCAGGGGGAGTGCTGGGGCTGAAGCTCTACCCGGACGACGGACGGGTATGCATAGAAGTGTGGGACCGGGGCAAAGGCATTGCCGAAGGCCACGAGGACCAGGTGTTCGAGCGGCTGTACACCCTGGAGGATTCGCGCAACCGCGACTATCAGGGCAGCGGCCTGGGGCTGACGATTACGAAGCGGCTGACCGAGCAGATGAACGGCACCATTTCCCTGAGCAGCCAGCCGTATGTGCGTACGGCGTTTAGGCTCTCTTTTCCCAGACAGTCCTTCTGA
- a CDS encoding ABC transporter ATP-binding protein, with protein sequence MTTILRTWELTKVYEDKEIVSSVNMEIKQGEIYGFLGPNGAGKTTVMKMITNLVKPTTGEIEFAGEKMTHRSYDMLKRMGSIIEYPVFYDKLSARENLALHGEYMGFYDTNAIEEALELVKLRGVDSKPVKNFSLGMKQRLGIARAVMTKPELLILDEPINGLDPLGIKELREVFRMLSRDYGMTLLISSHILGEIEQIADTIGVIREGVLVEQVAMDTIRSQQTQYIELVTSECTKAVFILEGKLGLRNYKVLDPRTIRVYEDIPQLELSRALSAGEVELESMSKKHHSLEDHFMELMGGVNHA encoded by the coding sequence ATGACAACGATACTCCGGACATGGGAATTGACCAAGGTCTATGAGGATAAGGAAATTGTGAGCAGTGTGAATATGGAGATTAAGCAGGGTGAAATTTACGGATTCCTGGGACCGAACGGCGCCGGCAAAACAACGGTGATGAAAATGATCACGAATCTGGTGAAGCCGACGACGGGCGAGATTGAATTTGCCGGGGAAAAGATGACCCACCGCTCTTACGACATGCTGAAGCGCATGGGCAGCATTATTGAATACCCGGTGTTTTACGACAAGCTGAGTGCCCGCGAGAATCTGGCGCTGCATGGGGAGTATATGGGCTTTTATGATACCAACGCGATAGAGGAAGCACTCGAATTGGTGAAGCTGAGAGGGGTGGACAGCAAGCCGGTGAAGAATTTCTCCCTGGGGATGAAGCAGCGGCTGGGCATTGCCAGAGCGGTCATGACCAAGCCGGAGCTGCTGATCCTCGATGAACCGATCAACGGGCTGGACCCGCTTGGAATCAAGGAGCTGCGCGAGGTATTCCGTATGCTGAGCCGTGATTATGGCATGACCCTGCTGATCTCCAGCCACATTCTGGGTGAAATCGAGCAGATTGCCGACACGATTGGCGTAATTCGTGAAGGGGTGCTGGTGGAGCAGGTGGCAATGGATACCATCCGGAGTCAGCAAACCCAGTATATAGAGCTGGTGACTAGCGAGTGCACGAAGGCTGTCTTCATTCTGGAGGGGAAGCTGGGCCTCCGCAATTACAAGGTGCTTGACCCGCGGACCATTCGTGTCTATGAGGACATCCCGCAGCTTGAGCTGAGCCGGGCCCTGTCCGCAGGAGAGGTGGAGCTGGAGAGTATGAGCAAGAAGCATCATTCGCTGGAGGATCATTTCATGGAACTGATGGGGGGCGTTAACCATGCTTAA
- a CDS encoding ABC transporter permease, whose product MLKLIRLELRKSKFTFLKGVLIANLAILGFMILIAFTGMDEGDFGTYGDLFQGVSVFVKATYIIFASVLISKLVIDEYKNNTITVLFMYPVPRKMLMAAKLIIVFLFTFLTIWLSNIVISGILAGVGYFLPDLIQGTLTMDLVMTYFMQAGMDALYAAGIGLIPLYFGMRRKSVPATIVSAVLIVMLISSGFGNGSFRMGDLLGISVSLALAGAAVAYLSIRNIEHKDVS is encoded by the coding sequence ATGCTTAAGTTAATCCGGCTGGAGCTGCGCAAGAGTAAATTCACTTTTCTTAAGGGTGTGCTGATTGCAAATTTGGCCATTCTGGGCTTCATGATTCTCATTGCTTTTACGGGCATGGATGAAGGAGACTTCGGGACGTATGGCGATTTGTTTCAAGGGGTATCTGTTTTTGTAAAAGCGACCTATATTATCTTCGCCTCCGTTCTAATCAGCAAGCTGGTCATCGACGAGTATAAGAATAATACAATTACAGTGCTGTTCATGTATCCGGTACCGCGTAAAATGCTCATGGCGGCCAAGCTGATTATTGTCTTTCTGTTCACCTTCCTTACTATTTGGCTGTCTAATATAGTGATCAGCGGTATTCTCGCAGGTGTTGGTTATTTCCTGCCTGACCTCATTCAGGGAACGCTGACGATGGATCTGGTCATGACCTACTTTATGCAAGCCGGAATGGATGCGCTCTACGCGGCCGGTATCGGACTGATTCCGTTATACTTCGGGATGCGCCGCAAATCGGTGCCGGCTACAATTGTCTCCGCCGTCCTGATCGTGATGCTGATCTCCTCCGGCTTCGGGAACGGAAGCTTCCGCATGGGTGACCTGCTCGGGATCTCGGTTAGCCTGGCCCTGGCTGGGGCAGCGGTTGCTTACCTCTCCATCCGCAATATCGAGCATAAGGATGTAAGTTGA
- a CDS encoding ATP-binding protein, whose product MLKDWASILDNALSGESAYRALFDHHPDFIIVLDRQGRYRDSNRILTAEEAGRLKECRMHPPGEAYFASALAGITSSFELDAETAEGHEGTGGGAGGVEGVVSAGVTVRYVPLHTDEGIAGLFAILHDPGNRPLSSLLHSWVSMSSSHAAGAERKVQAGDGNFAYADEVAATKDDDELPQAEFVFEMAEDKRLSLILNSVSAGIFGLDTLGRTIFINREGAEMLGYEPSELSGLPMMEMIHYMHGGAPRHSPLECPITLTLQDGVTRSKADEVFWRKDGTSFFVNYRIAPLLDRGMICGVVISFSDITNEREILRAKESAERAAQAKSDFLAMMSHEIRTPMNGMIGMADLLLETELAEEQRSYAEILRSSSYSLLQILNDILDFSKMEAGKMPLQSERFDLREMIEGVIDLFTPKAEEKKLSLRWWADTSVPDIVTTDPSRLRQIIVNLVGNALKFTDRGSVTLSVKNIPLPASPEYLLEFSVRDTGVGIADSKLNLLFQSFSQLHPSINRKYGGTGLGLAICKQLVELMGGTIFVESEEDRGSIFRFMLPFMKEEAELEPELLS is encoded by the coding sequence ATGCTTAAAGACTGGGCTTCTATTCTGGACAACGCGCTGTCAGGCGAAAGTGCTTATAGAGCGTTGTTCGATCATCATCCGGACTTCATCATTGTGCTGGACAGGCAGGGCCGGTACAGGGACAGTAACCGGATATTAACTGCTGAGGAGGCAGGCAGACTGAAAGAATGCCGGATGCATCCGCCCGGCGAGGCATATTTCGCATCTGCCCTGGCCGGGATTACATCGAGCTTCGAGCTGGACGCGGAAACAGCGGAAGGACATGAAGGGACGGGCGGCGGTGCTGGCGGGGTTGAGGGTGTGGTAAGTGCTGGTGTTACTGTACGTTATGTGCCGCTTCACACAGACGAAGGCATTGCTGGTTTATTCGCTATCCTCCATGATCCCGGGAACCGTCCGCTTTCTAGTCTGCTGCATAGCTGGGTCAGCATGAGCAGCAGCCATGCGGCAGGCGCTGAGCGGAAGGTGCAGGCAGGAGACGGGAATTTTGCTTATGCGGATGAAGTGGCCGCCACGAAGGATGACGATGAGCTACCGCAGGCTGAATTCGTCTTCGAGATGGCTGAGGACAAACGGCTTAGCCTGATTCTCAATTCGGTCTCTGCCGGAATCTTCGGTCTGGACACGCTGGGCCGGACCATCTTCATTAACCGAGAAGGGGCGGAAATGCTGGGCTATGAACCTTCAGAGCTGAGCGGGCTGCCAATGATGGAGATGATCCATTACATGCATGGAGGCGCGCCCCGCCATTCTCCGCTGGAGTGCCCTATCACGCTTACCCTGCAAGACGGAGTTACCCGCAGTAAGGCGGATGAAGTCTTCTGGCGCAAAGATGGAACCAGCTTCTTCGTGAATTACCGGATCGCGCCGCTGCTGGACAGAGGCATGATCTGCGGTGTGGTCATTTCCTTCAGCGATATTACGAACGAGCGGGAGATTCTCCGCGCCAAGGAATCGGCAGAGCGGGCCGCACAGGCGAAGTCGGATTTCCTGGCGATGATGAGCCATGAGATCCGCACGCCGATGAACGGAATGATTGGTATGGCCGACCTGCTGCTGGAGACCGAGCTTGCGGAGGAGCAGCGCAGTTACGCCGAGATTCTGCGCAGCAGCAGCTACAGCCTTCTGCAGATTCTCAATGACATCCTCGATTTCAGCAAGATGGAGGCCGGCAAGATGCCGCTGCAATCCGAACGCTTCGATCTGCGCGAGATGATTGAGGGCGTCATTGATCTGTTCACTCCGAAGGCGGAGGAGAAGAAGCTCTCCTTGCGTTGGTGGGCAGATACCAGTGTGCCGGACATCGTCACGACCGATCCGAGCAGGCTGCGCCAGATTATCGTCAATCTGGTCGGCAACGCGCTGAAATTCACCGATCGGGGCAGTGTCACCTTGTCCGTCAAAAACATTCCGCTGCCCGCCTCACCGGAATATCTGCTGGAGTTCTCGGTCCGCGATACCGGCGTAGGCATTGCCGACAGCAAGCTGAATCTGCTCTTCCAGTCCTTCTCCCAGCTGCATCCGTCCATTAACCGCAAATATGGCGGGACCGGACTGGGTCTTGCCATCTGCAAGCAGCTCGTAGAGCTGATGGGCGGAACGATCTTCGTGGAGAGCGAGGAGGACCGGGGATCGATCTTCCGGTTCATGCTGCCTTTTATGAAGGAAGAGGCGGAGCTGGAGCCGGAGTTACTCTCCTGA
- a CDS encoding methyltransferase domain-containing protein, with translation MQEQMSRTNKAAWETKAYQAWTQYHGSPEELAVRLQQDSAHTLRYWLKYTGDPSGLKVLNLLGSHGRKAICFALLGAEVTVVDISEENRLYACEVAEAAGVKLNYLCADVMNIPEEEALGTFDVVLMEFGILHYFTDLNAVFALVRRRLKAGGRLLLTDFHPFARAWLTTETLQHPTGNYFDDSLRESEVAFAKLLPEEERSGLGQVVVRSWTLGDILTSVASQGLYIRTFEEIKSAEDPRFPEFYTLVADAAEAKLRPLNPDTTT, from the coding sequence ATGCAAGAGCAGATGTCACGTACGAATAAGGCGGCTTGGGAGACAAAAGCCTATCAGGCTTGGACACAGTACCATGGTTCACCTGAGGAACTTGCAGTACGACTGCAGCAGGACTCCGCACATACGCTGCGGTATTGGCTCAAGTACACGGGCGATCCGTCAGGCTTGAAGGTGCTGAATCTGCTTGGCTCTCACGGCAGGAAGGCTATTTGCTTCGCTTTGCTGGGGGCAGAGGTCACCGTCGTGGATATTTCGGAAGAGAACCGCTTATACGCCTGTGAAGTAGCGGAGGCAGCGGGGGTGAAGCTGAATTACCTCTGTGCAGACGTCATGAATATCCCCGAAGAAGAAGCCTTGGGAACGTTCGATGTGGTGCTGATGGAGTTTGGGATTTTGCATTATTTCACTGATTTGAATGCGGTGTTTGCCTTGGTCCGCAGACGGCTTAAGGCAGGCGGAAGGTTATTACTGACCGACTTCCACCCGTTCGCCAGGGCATGGCTGACCACTGAGACGCTTCAACATCCCACCGGCAATTATTTCGACGATTCGCTTAGAGAAAGTGAAGTTGCATTCGCCAAGCTGCTTCCTGAAGAGGAGCGCTCCGGCCTAGGACAAGTGGTGGTGCGGAGCTGGACGCTGGGGGATATCCTGACCTCTGTCGCTTCTCAAGGGTTATATATTCGTACCTTTGAAGAAATCAAGAGTGCCGAGGACCCGAGATTCCCTGAATTCTACACGCTAGTTGCAGATGCTGCTGAGGCGAAGCTTCGCCCGTTAAATCCCGATACAACAACTTAA
- a CDS encoding DegV family protein produces MSIVKIFSDSTSDLPQGWKDTYDIGIVPLYVVFDNGTFKDGVEITPEEVYRRVAAGGALPKTAAPSPADFIAAFQPAISSGHDIVYISLSSSLSSTYQNALLAAGEFPEGRVHVVDSETLCGGIALLVMKATRAAAKGESAANIAAMITEARNRVESEFVVDTLDYLYMGGRCSGMQNFIGSLLKIRPVLRLVDGAIVPVARIRGKKEKAVEQMLHHALANAADMDKELLIIAHTLAEEDAKILETALRAQTGVEEIAVIHAGCVIGSHCGPATVGLMYMR; encoded by the coding sequence ATGTCTATCGTAAAAATCTTTTCAGACAGCACTTCCGATTTGCCGCAAGGCTGGAAGGACACATATGATATCGGCATTGTGCCATTATATGTTGTTTTTGACAACGGTACCTTCAAGGACGGGGTCGAAATCACCCCTGAAGAGGTCTACCGCCGGGTTGCTGCGGGCGGTGCCCTGCCTAAGACGGCTGCGCCTTCCCCTGCTGATTTCATCGCCGCGTTCCAGCCCGCGATCAGCAGCGGCCATGATATTGTCTATATCAGTCTGTCCTCTTCGTTATCCTCTACATATCAGAATGCACTGCTGGCAGCGGGTGAATTCCCGGAGGGCCGGGTGCATGTCGTAGATTCTGAGACCTTATGCGGCGGAATCGCGCTGCTGGTCATGAAGGCTACCCGTGCCGCAGCCAAAGGCGAGAGCGCTGCCAACATCGCAGCAATGATTACCGAAGCCCGTAACCGGGTGGAATCGGAATTCGTGGTCGATACGCTGGACTACTTATACATGGGCGGCCGCTGCTCAGGGATGCAGAACTTCATCGGCAGCCTGCTGAAGATCCGTCCGGTTCTCCGGCTGGTGGACGGAGCCATTGTCCCCGTTGCCCGCATCCGTGGCAAGAAGGAGAAAGCGGTAGAGCAGATGCTCCACCATGCGCTGGCCAATGCTGCCGATATGGACAAGGAGTTGCTCATTATTGCTCACACGCTGGCAGAAGAGGATGCCAAGATTCTGGAGACCGCGCTGCGCGCGCAGACCGGCGTTGAGGAAATCGCCGTCATTCATGCCGGCTGTGTCATCGGGAGTCACTGCGGACCTGCTACGGTGGGTCTCATGTATATGCGTTAG
- a CDS encoding AraC family transcriptional regulator, producing the protein MEWLIQMKNALDYMELKMTETLRIEEVAEVAFVSPFHFQRMFSMLTGFTVADYIRKRRLTLAAQELAVSKVRVLDVALKYGYDSPESFAKAFRKAHGITPSAARKSGVQLKAFPRISFHLSLKGDQDMDYKIVDKPAFTVIGKSMEVTTRDGENFRRIPQFWDECNEDGTSDKLIELASSREWLGICMCMDMEKEMLTYWIGVEGTPETDAQGYETAIVPAASWAVFRSEGALPHAIQGVWQRIYQEWFPGTGYEHTGGPEIELYPPGDTSAEDYVCEVWIPVMKK; encoded by the coding sequence TTGGAATGGCTGATCCAAATGAAGAATGCACTGGACTATATGGAGCTGAAAATGACTGAAACGCTGCGCATCGAGGAAGTGGCTGAGGTGGCCTTTGTCTCACCGTTCCACTTCCAGCGCATGTTCAGCATGCTGACCGGCTTCACCGTGGCCGACTATATCCGTAAACGCAGATTGACGCTGGCCGCCCAGGAACTGGCCGTATCCAAGGTCCGTGTACTGGATGTGGCGCTGAAATACGGATATGACTCGCCGGAGTCCTTCGCCAAGGCGTTCCGCAAAGCCCATGGGATTACCCCTTCAGCAGCGCGTAAGTCTGGCGTCCAGCTCAAAGCCTTCCCCCGCATCTCGTTCCATCTATCATTGAAGGGAGATCAGGACATGGACTACAAAATCGTGGATAAACCAGCTTTTACCGTTATCGGCAAATCAATGGAGGTAACTACCCGTGACGGGGAGAATTTCCGCAGAATCCCGCAGTTCTGGGACGAATGTAATGAGGACGGCACTTCCGATAAGCTGATCGAGCTTGCGTCTTCCCGCGAATGGCTTGGTATCTGTATGTGTATGGATATGGAGAAGGAAATGCTGACCTACTGGATCGGAGTGGAAGGAACGCCGGAGACGGATGCACAAGGGTATGAGACAGCAATCGTGCCGGCCGCCAGCTGGGCGGTCTTCCGGTCAGAGGGTGCTTTGCCGCATGCGATTCAAGGGGTTTGGCAGCGGATCTATCAGGAATGGTTCCCCGGAACCGGCTACGAGCATACCGGCGGACCTGAGATCGAGCTATACCCGCCAGGTGATACGTCAGCTGAGGATTATGTCTGTGAAGTATGGATTCCGGTGATGAAGAAATAA